In a single window of the Pyxidicoccus xibeiensis genome:
- a CDS encoding DUF4291 domain-containing protein: MPGSREVRADYDRASIVMYQAYPDAIADVAVKQQKFGPPFSVGRMTWIKPSFLWLMHRSNWGRKSGQERTLAVRIRREGWHEALSLAVLTSFEPGAHGSPEQWRREFDAAQVHVQWDPERSLRGAGLPHDSIQVGLGRAVISRYVESWTVSIEDLTPRVQKIRRLLDEGKADAAARLCPPERVYPVPPELIRRLGM; encoded by the coding sequence ATGCCCGGCTCCCGGGAGGTTCGCGCCGATTACGACCGCGCCTCCATCGTCATGTACCAGGCCTATCCGGACGCCATCGCGGACGTGGCCGTGAAGCAGCAGAAGTTCGGCCCGCCCTTCTCGGTGGGCCGGATGACGTGGATCAAGCCGAGCTTCCTGTGGCTGATGCACCGCTCCAACTGGGGCCGCAAGAGCGGGCAGGAGCGGACGCTCGCGGTGCGCATCCGGCGCGAGGGCTGGCATGAGGCGCTGAGCCTCGCGGTCCTCACCTCCTTCGAGCCCGGAGCCCACGGCTCGCCCGAGCAGTGGCGACGAGAGTTCGACGCCGCGCAGGTCCACGTGCAGTGGGACCCGGAGCGCTCCCTGCGCGGCGCCGGGCTCCCGCATGACAGCATCCAGGTGGGCCTGGGCCGCGCGGTCATCTCCCGCTACGTGGAGTCGTGGACCGTCTCCATCGAGGACCTCACGCCACGCGTCCAGAAGATCCGCCGCCTGCTGGACGAGGGGAAGGCGGACGCGGCGGCACGGCTGTGTCCTCCCGAGCGCGTCTATCCCGTGCCGCCGGAGCTGATTCGCCGGTTGGGAATGTAA
- a CDS encoding SDR family oxidoreductase, protein MKKLSGKVAVITGGTSGIGLATAKRFVAEGAQVFITGRRQAELDAAVKAIGDNVTGVQGDVANLADLDRLYAVVKQQKGRIDILFANAGGGEFAPLGAITEEHFDKTFGSNVKGLLFTVQKALPLLVDGASVILNASTAASKGAPAFSVYSATKAAVRSFARTWTLDLRERRIRVNALSPGGTETPGINGLASNAQELQQFKSILTASIPMGRMADPDEVAKAATFLASDDSSFVTGIELFVDGGMAQI, encoded by the coding sequence ATGAAGAAGCTGAGTGGAAAGGTCGCGGTCATCACCGGTGGCACCAGCGGTATCGGCCTGGCGACGGCGAAGCGGTTCGTCGCGGAGGGTGCGCAGGTCTTCATCACCGGCAGGCGCCAGGCGGAGCTGGATGCAGCCGTGAAGGCGATTGGGGACAACGTCACCGGTGTCCAGGGAGACGTCGCCAACCTCGCGGACCTGGACCGGCTGTACGCGGTGGTCAAGCAGCAGAAGGGCCGCATCGACATCCTCTTCGCGAATGCCGGAGGGGGTGAGTTCGCGCCGCTGGGCGCCATCACCGAGGAGCACTTCGACAAGACGTTCGGCTCGAACGTGAAGGGCCTGCTCTTCACGGTGCAGAAGGCGCTGCCGCTCCTGGTCGACGGCGCGTCCGTCATCCTCAATGCCTCCACCGCGGCTTCGAAGGGAGCGCCAGCGTTCAGCGTCTACAGCGCGACGAAGGCCGCTGTCCGCTCGTTCGCGCGGACGTGGACGCTCGACCTCAGGGAGCGCCGCATCCGCGTCAACGCCCTGAGCCCCGGAGGCACGGAGACTCCCGGCATCAACGGCCTCGCGAGCAACGCGCAGGAGCTTCAGCAGTTCAAGTCCATCCTCACCGCCTCCATCCCGATGGGGCGCATGGCGGACCCGGATGAGGTGGCGAAGGCCGCCACCTTCCTCGCCTCGGACGACAGCAGCTTCGTGACCGGCATCGAGCTGTTCGTCGATGGCGGCATGGCGCAGATCTGA
- the rfbB gene encoding dTDP-glucose 4,6-dehydratase yields MNVLVTGGCGFIGSNLVKYLRRERPDWTVVNLDKLTYAGNLENLSELEGDPKHVFVRGDIGNRELMEHLMTVHSIDAVMHLAAESHVDRSILGPEVFITTNVLGTQQLLEASRARGIKRFLMVSTDEVYGSLGPTGAFTETSPLQPSSPYSASKTSSDLIALAYHHTFKMDVVVTRCSNNYGRYQFPEKLIPLMVVNALHDKPLPVYGDGANVRDWLHVEDHCQALLRALEKGKAGEVYNIGGGAERKNIEIVKAILGLVGKPESLIQYVKDRPGHDRRYAIDPTKMRTELGWTPAHTFEQGLADTVKWYVEHRAWWERVTSGAYRQYFDTQYKTRLQGKA; encoded by the coding sequence ATGAACGTACTGGTGACAGGTGGCTGTGGCTTCATCGGCTCCAACCTCGTGAAGTACCTGCGGCGCGAGCGGCCGGACTGGACGGTGGTCAACCTCGACAAGCTCACGTACGCGGGCAACCTCGAGAACCTCTCCGAGCTGGAGGGTGACCCGAAGCACGTCTTCGTCCGGGGCGACATCGGCAACCGCGAGCTGATGGAGCACTTGATGACGGTGCACTCCATTGACGCGGTGATGCACCTGGCCGCCGAGAGCCACGTGGACCGCTCCATCCTCGGCCCCGAGGTCTTCATCACCACCAACGTGCTGGGCACCCAGCAGCTGCTGGAGGCGTCCCGTGCGCGCGGCATCAAGCGCTTCCTGATGGTCTCCACCGACGAGGTGTACGGCTCGCTGGGGCCCACGGGCGCCTTCACGGAGACCTCGCCGCTGCAGCCCTCCAGTCCGTACTCGGCCAGCAAGACGAGCTCTGACCTCATCGCCCTGGCGTACCACCACACGTTCAAGATGGACGTGGTGGTGACGCGTTGCTCGAACAACTACGGGCGCTACCAGTTCCCCGAGAAGCTGATTCCCCTGATGGTGGTCAATGCGCTGCACGACAAGCCGCTGCCCGTCTACGGCGACGGGGCCAACGTGCGCGACTGGCTCCATGTGGAGGACCACTGCCAGGCGCTGCTGCGCGCGCTGGAGAAGGGCAAGGCCGGCGAGGTCTACAACATCGGCGGTGGCGCGGAGCGGAAGAACATCGAGATCGTCAAGGCCATCCTCGGGCTGGTGGGCAAGCCGGAGTCCCTCATCCAGTACGTGAAGGACCGCCCCGGGCATGACCGGCGCTACGCCATCGACCCGACGAAGATGCGCACGGAGCTGGGCTGGACGCCCGCGCACACCTTCGAGCAGGGCCTCGCGGACACGGTGAAGTGGTACGTCGAGCACCGCGCCTGGTGGGAGCGGGTCACGAGCGGCGCGTATCGCCAGTACTTCGACACCCAGTACAAGACCCGGCTGCAGGGCAAGGCCTGA
- a CDS encoding PEGA domain-containing protein, whose translation MFVACLLSVGLALTAGATPAAPAGTRAEASPHTLWLIQPLYPGQDALVKRTEEGIAALVPQEVKPQQVIGREALGSFLQGRNGDLGCVSGEAKCREPLEAYLGSLGLERVVLVQVGQDDAGYRFRAVSVRPETGARAQAETANPAFEKGLAGALVKFLSINAVVDALTTPPGATVFLDGVKVGTTPLSTEVLPGEHTFRFELASHLPKEETRVLGSLQKVKLEAALEKVPARLVVKALPEGTEILVDGKAVGKDAVDQGIQPGTRTLSLLLEGYEPHEVKAEIAPGATYTLEHTLKPTSMQAFKLAMRRRKEATMARQSYLEASYEMLSLTGDALETQPVKSTTALSPLRTSNIQAPGSRKMMGLGIEYGRYGQFFGVMLVGATYYSTGDTWTLGVRPPDGVEAPATLDTKAQMLSVRALQPQLRYVLGPVSFAVQAGLELKGLMLKERENALFEDGLYAVDLHATGQATARIFVYEGLYASVAYQHGFTLLKKIAGTSNIRGGLGYAF comes from the coding sequence ATGTTTGTCGCATGTCTGCTGAGTGTCGGCCTGGCACTGACCGCCGGCGCCACCCCCGCGGCGCCCGCTGGCACCCGGGCGGAGGCCTCCCCCCACACGCTCTGGCTGATCCAGCCGCTGTACCCGGGGCAGGACGCGCTGGTGAAGCGCACCGAGGAGGGCATCGCCGCGCTGGTGCCCCAGGAGGTGAAGCCGCAGCAGGTCATCGGGCGCGAGGCGCTGGGGAGCTTCCTCCAGGGCCGCAACGGCGACCTGGGCTGTGTCTCCGGCGAGGCGAAGTGCCGTGAGCCGCTGGAGGCGTACCTCGGCTCGCTGGGCCTGGAGCGCGTGGTGCTGGTGCAGGTGGGGCAGGATGACGCGGGCTACCGCTTCCGCGCCGTCAGCGTGCGCCCGGAGACCGGTGCCCGCGCGCAGGCGGAGACGGCCAACCCCGCCTTCGAGAAGGGCCTGGCCGGCGCGCTGGTGAAGTTCCTGTCCATCAACGCGGTGGTGGACGCGCTGACCACGCCGCCGGGCGCCACCGTCTTCCTGGACGGCGTGAAGGTAGGCACCACCCCGCTGTCCACCGAGGTGCTGCCGGGGGAGCACACGTTCCGCTTCGAGCTGGCCTCGCACCTGCCGAAGGAGGAGACGCGGGTGCTGGGCTCGCTGCAGAAGGTGAAGCTGGAGGCCGCCCTGGAGAAGGTGCCCGCGCGGCTGGTGGTGAAGGCCCTGCCGGAGGGCACGGAAATCCTGGTGGACGGCAAGGCGGTGGGCAAGGACGCGGTGGACCAGGGCATCCAGCCCGGCACGCGCACCCTGTCGCTGCTGCTGGAGGGCTACGAGCCCCACGAGGTGAAGGCGGAGATTGCGCCCGGCGCGACGTACACGCTGGAGCACACGCTGAAGCCCACCTCCATGCAGGCCTTCAAGCTGGCCATGCGCCGGCGCAAGGAGGCCACCATGGCGCGGCAGAGCTACCTGGAGGCGTCCTACGAGATGCTCAGCCTCACCGGTGACGCGCTCGAGACGCAGCCGGTGAAGTCGACGACGGCCCTCAGCCCGCTGCGCACGTCGAACATCCAGGCGCCGGGCTCCCGGAAGATGATGGGCCTGGGCATCGAGTACGGCCGCTACGGGCAGTTCTTCGGCGTCATGCTGGTGGGCGCCACCTACTACAGCACCGGCGACACGTGGACGCTGGGCGTGCGGCCCCCGGACGGAGTGGAGGCCCCGGCGACGCTGGACACCAAGGCGCAGATGCTGTCGGTGCGCGCGCTGCAGCCGCAGCTGCGCTACGTGCTGGGCCCCGTCTCCTTCGCGGTGCAGGCGGGCCTGGAGCTGAAGGGGCTGATGCTGAAGGAGCGGGAGAACGCCCTCTTCGAGGACGGGCTCTACGCGGTGGACCTGCATGCGACGGGGCAGGCCACCGCGCGCATCTTCGTCTACGAGGGGCTGTACGCGTCGGTGGCGTACCAGCACGGCTTCACGCTGCTCAAGAAGATCGCCGGGACGAGCAACATCCGTGGAGGGCTGGGCTATGCGTTCTGA
- a CDS encoding DUF4185 domain-containing protein has protein sequence MGHIKRWERSLLVQAVLVLAFAGSAGAVTPTGVTKVSRVTGATPAGELLPNPNQTHTNYEVYGTDLGIVWDKGGGEVFVLFGDTFGVGWCGNGGCGGGWRSNVLARSSDTTLSNGLTFSTMIQDSARHAKEVLPSRKINNDEITVIPTAGITVGSRHYIHYMSVHHWGDPGMWFTNYAGIAYSDDNGQNWVKHPSARWQNNASWSHPFQMGAMVRNGGFVYLYGTPNGRFGNVHLARVPENALLDINAYRYWDGNGWSTSQAAARPVAIGIAGELSVSYNATFGRFLMT, from the coding sequence ATGGGCCACATCAAGCGGTGGGAGCGGTCGTTGCTGGTTCAGGCCGTGCTGGTGCTCGCCTTCGCGGGCAGCGCGGGCGCGGTGACTCCGACGGGCGTGACGAAGGTCTCCCGCGTGACGGGCGCGACGCCCGCCGGAGAGCTGCTGCCGAACCCGAACCAGACGCACACGAACTATGAGGTGTACGGGACGGACCTCGGCATCGTCTGGGACAAGGGCGGCGGCGAGGTCTTCGTCTTGTTCGGCGACACCTTTGGCGTGGGGTGGTGCGGCAACGGCGGCTGCGGCGGTGGATGGCGCAGCAACGTGCTCGCACGCTCCTCCGACACCACCCTGTCGAACGGGCTCACCTTCTCCACGATGATCCAGGACTCCGCGCGCCACGCGAAGGAGGTCCTGCCGTCGAGGAAGATCAACAACGACGAAATCACCGTCATCCCCACGGCGGGCATCACCGTGGGCTCGCGGCACTACATCCACTACATGTCCGTCCACCACTGGGGCGACCCGGGCATGTGGTTCACGAACTACGCGGGCATCGCGTACTCGGACGACAACGGCCAGAACTGGGTGAAGCACCCGAGCGCGCGGTGGCAGAACAACGCCTCCTGGTCGCACCCCTTCCAGATGGGGGCCATGGTCCGCAACGGCGGCTTCGTCTACCTGTACGGCACGCCGAATGGCCGCTTCGGCAACGTGCACCTGGCTCGTGTGCCGGAGAACGCGCTCCTCGATATCAACGCGTACCGCTACTGGGACGGCAATGGCTGGTCCACGTCCCAGGCCGCAGCCCGCCCCGTGGCCATCGGCATCGCCGGAGAGCTGTCCGTCTCCTACAACGCCACGTTCGGCCGCTTCCTGATGACGTAG
- a CDS encoding serine/threonine-protein kinase, with translation MATFICQRCEAQYETWGGACPACGGTDLLTLAAPVDRMVGRTIANRYRILRRLGQGGMGSVYLAEQVGIGQQVAMKFLNHGLSLDPDVARRFLNEAKSYARVAHPNAVTLHDFGQDDEGTLYISMEYVEGDDLKRVLAATGRLPVHEAADIILQVADVLAYAHARQVIHRDLKPENVMVRQGMRGWHVKVLDFGIARITDGATRLTLQGAVAGTPRYMSPEQAMGLDVDARADIYAVGVVLFELLTGHQPFDGASVGEIMQKQVHHPMPHLKDVVADLDLPGIDAVIQKATAKKRVERYATMEAFATDLNNALPTLTGKRAISGVNPTVKGAIAEESTPNTLLFGDGSEATLVRGEAVPRQDTAGQHGTGRMTPIPLTQPAPPQGTGGVGAMQGAALRVGPDGFDKTAHAVSPYAPPKRSTGMVMALGIAGALLLGGAGVVAIRSTGGGNGQAVMPPAPSAPAVVAPAAPAQPEVQAKAPEAPTPVEAPTPAPEVQAVAPAAAQDVATKQLQVLAKGQVIDIGNDFNDGKLDSALQRLEQARSLGLESVEPELASLGQKLEDASKRLGKAHRLREDGDCEAALRVYRALLKDYPKLSDARHGITRCERESLPETID, from the coding sequence ATGGCCACCTTCATCTGTCAGCGGTGCGAAGCGCAGTACGAGACCTGGGGCGGGGCCTGTCCCGCATGCGGGGGCACCGACCTGCTGACGCTGGCGGCACCGGTGGACCGGATGGTGGGCCGCACCATCGCCAACCGCTACCGCATCCTCCGCCGGCTGGGCCAGGGCGGCATGGGCTCCGTGTACCTGGCGGAGCAGGTGGGCATCGGCCAGCAGGTCGCGATGAAGTTCCTCAACCACGGCCTGTCCCTGGACCCGGACGTGGCGCGGCGCTTCCTCAACGAGGCGAAGAGCTACGCGCGGGTGGCGCACCCCAACGCGGTGACGCTGCACGACTTCGGGCAGGACGACGAGGGCACGCTCTACATCTCCATGGAGTACGTGGAGGGTGACGACCTCAAGCGCGTGCTGGCCGCCACGGGCCGGCTGCCGGTGCACGAGGCGGCGGACATCATCCTCCAGGTGGCGGACGTGCTCGCGTACGCGCACGCGCGCCAGGTCATCCACCGCGACCTCAAGCCGGAGAACGTCATGGTCCGGCAGGGCATGCGTGGCTGGCACGTGAAGGTGCTGGACTTCGGCATCGCCCGCATCACCGACGGGGCCACCCGGCTCACCCTGCAGGGCGCGGTGGCGGGCACGCCGCGGTACATGTCTCCCGAGCAGGCCATGGGCCTGGACGTGGACGCGCGCGCGGACATCTACGCGGTGGGCGTGGTGCTGTTCGAGCTGCTCACCGGGCACCAGCCCTTCGACGGCGCGAGCGTCGGGGAGATCATGCAGAAGCAGGTGCACCACCCCATGCCGCACCTGAAGGACGTGGTGGCGGACCTGGACCTGCCCGGCATCGACGCGGTCATCCAGAAGGCCACCGCGAAGAAGCGCGTGGAGCGCTACGCCACCATGGAGGCGTTCGCCACGGACCTGAACAACGCGCTGCCCACGCTCACGGGCAAGCGCGCCATCAGCGGCGTCAACCCGACGGTGAAGGGCGCCATCGCCGAGGAGAGCACCCCGAACACCCTGCTCTTCGGCGACGGCTCCGAGGCGACGCTGGTGCGCGGCGAGGCCGTCCCACGGCAGGACACCGCGGGCCAGCATGGCACGGGCCGGATGACGCCCATCCCCCTGACGCAGCCCGCGCCGCCGCAGGGCACGGGGGGCGTGGGAGCCATGCAGGGCGCCGCGCTTCGCGTGGGCCCGGACGGCTTCGACAAGACGGCGCACGCGGTGTCGCCCTACGCGCCGCCCAAGCGCTCCACGGGCATGGTCATGGCCCTGGGCATCGCGGGCGCGCTGCTGCTGGGTGGCGCGGGCGTGGTGGCCATCCGGAGCACGGGCGGAGGGAACGGACAGGCCGTGATGCCTCCGGCGCCGAGCGCGCCGGCCGTCGTGGCGCCCGCGGCCCCTGCCCAGCCCGAGGTCCAGGCGAAGGCGCCTGAGGCCCCGACGCCGGTGGAGGCCCCTACCCCCGCCCCGGAGGTCCAGGCGGTGGCGCCCGCCGCCGCGCAGGACGTGGCGACGAAGCAGCTCCAGGTCCTGGCGAAGGGCCAGGTCATCGACATCGGCAACGACTTCAACGACGGCAAGCTGGACAGCGCCCTGCAACGGCTGGAGCAGGCCCGCTCCCTCGGGCTGGAGTCCGTGGAGCCCGAGCTGGCGTCCCTGGGACAGAAGCTGGAAGACGCCTCGAAGCGACTGGGCAAGGCCCACCGCCTCCGGGAGGACGGGGACTGCGAGGCGGCGCTCCGGGTGTATCGGGCACTGCTCAAGGACTACCCGAAGCTCAGCGATGCCCGGCATGGCATCACGCGCTGCGAGCGGGAGAGCCTGCCCGAGACGATTGACTAG
- a CDS encoding glycosyltransferase encodes MNAQRRSPPGDGPREIHQLLPRLAWGDAVGNQVRYLQGLLRRWGYASDIYAEAWDDACKDQVRPVREYTRSASRDAVLVVHHSFESRLVPLIARAPGRKVLVYHNVTPARLFEGFERKVAAACDAARDELLALRPHVECAFAYSRFSAEELVAAGYPNVSVLPFAIDWSAFDTAPDPVLQAELSDGCANVLFVGRAVPSKKVDDVLRVFTAYQRLYQPRSRLVVAGYLHRDGAYGAYLHGLKDVLGAERVRFVGRVSAAQLSACFATASAYLSMSRHEGFGVPLLEAMYRGVPVVAYGAAAVPETMGGAGLATLSDDPRDVAELLAVLERSSSLRGQVVAAQRERLDSLSQEAVAEQVRVAFQGVLSGQISSPAPSTPAASVELVCPGFTVRPEAPMSRLARQLAERLPGARILALRPRGAEPSLELGPEAMDGVPVWHFTPDQPPGRGSEPLPGASSLETAVRVSSAPVVLLGAETVSAQAVLQHVKPRAWGVHEASLPASLLEPARQHLDRRLVKLEPSRPEQAVRALLSALPSSLAGVSRAT; translated from the coding sequence GTGAATGCACAGCGACGCAGCCCTCCGGGCGACGGGCCCCGGGAAATCCACCAGCTCCTCCCGCGGCTCGCCTGGGGCGACGCGGTGGGCAACCAGGTGCGCTACCTCCAGGGCCTGCTGCGCCGCTGGGGCTACGCCTCCGACATCTACGCCGAGGCGTGGGACGACGCCTGCAAGGACCAGGTGCGGCCGGTGCGCGAGTACACGCGCTCGGCCAGCCGGGACGCGGTGCTCGTGGTGCACCACAGCTTCGAGTCGCGCCTGGTGCCACTCATTGCACGGGCCCCCGGGCGGAAGGTGCTCGTCTACCACAACGTGACGCCCGCCCGGCTGTTCGAGGGCTTCGAGCGCAAGGTGGCCGCCGCGTGTGACGCCGCGAGGGACGAGCTGCTGGCCCTGCGGCCTCACGTGGAATGCGCGTTCGCCTACTCGCGCTTCAGCGCGGAGGAGCTGGTAGCGGCGGGGTATCCCAACGTCTCCGTGCTGCCGTTCGCCATCGACTGGAGTGCGTTCGACACGGCGCCGGACCCGGTGCTCCAGGCGGAGCTGAGCGACGGCTGCGCCAACGTGCTCTTCGTGGGCCGCGCGGTGCCGAGCAAGAAGGTGGATGACGTGCTGCGCGTCTTCACCGCGTACCAGCGGCTGTACCAGCCGCGCAGCCGGCTCGTGGTCGCCGGGTACCTGCACCGCGACGGCGCGTATGGCGCGTACCTGCATGGACTTAAGGACGTGCTCGGCGCGGAGCGCGTCCGCTTCGTCGGCCGGGTCAGCGCGGCGCAGCTCTCCGCGTGCTTCGCCACCGCATCCGCGTACCTGTCCATGAGCCGGCACGAGGGCTTCGGCGTGCCGCTGCTGGAGGCCATGTACCGGGGCGTGCCCGTGGTGGCCTACGGCGCCGCGGCCGTGCCGGAGACGATGGGCGGCGCGGGGCTCGCCACGCTGTCGGATGACCCGCGCGACGTGGCGGAGCTACTCGCCGTGCTGGAGCGGAGCTCCTCGCTGCGAGGCCAGGTCGTCGCCGCCCAGCGCGAGCGGCTGGACTCCCTCTCGCAGGAGGCCGTGGCCGAGCAGGTGCGCGTGGCATTCCAGGGCGTGCTCTCCGGGCAGATTTCGTCTCCGGCGCCTTCGACTCCGGCCGCCTCGGTAGAGCTGGTCTGCCCCGGCTTCACCGTGCGGCCGGAGGCCCCCATGTCACGGCTGGCCCGGCAGCTCGCTGAGCGGCTGCCCGGTGCGCGCATCCTCGCGCTGAGGCCTCGTGGCGCGGAGCCATCGCTGGAGCTCGGCCCCGAGGCCATGGATGGAGTGCCCGTGTGGCACTTCACGCCGGACCAGCCGCCTGGGCGTGGGAGCGAGCCACTGCCGGGGGCTTCTTCGCTGGAGACCGCGGTACGTGTGTCCTCCGCGCCGGTGGTGCTGCTCGGAGCGGAGACGGTGAGCGCCCAGGCGGTGCTGCAGCACGTGAAGCCACGCGCCTGGGGAGTTCACGAGGCCTCGCTCCCCGCGTCCCTCCTGGAGCCGGCGCGCCAGCACCTGGACAGACGGCTGGTGAAGCTGGAGCCCTCGCG
- a CDS encoding TetR/AcrR family transcriptional regulator codes for MRLSKEQAARNRQTILDTAARLFRERGIDGVGVADLMKEAGFTHGGFYNHFASKEALAAEACGSAFDRALATLVSEIEQDPSRDGLAVARYLDHYLSPAHRDDPSGGCPTAALAVDVGRQGESVQASYSAGIEALLGILVNHLPRLKSGKKAAEPAVAREQALRTLSEMVGAVVLARAVADANPALSDEILEASRRQFGR; via the coding sequence ATGCGACTTTCGAAGGAGCAGGCAGCACGGAACCGGCAGACCATCCTCGACACGGCGGCCCGGCTGTTTCGCGAGCGCGGCATCGATGGAGTGGGCGTGGCGGACCTCATGAAGGAGGCGGGCTTCACGCACGGGGGCTTCTACAACCACTTCGCTTCCAAGGAAGCGCTGGCCGCCGAGGCGTGTGGCTCGGCGTTCGACAGGGCGCTGGCGACGCTGGTGTCGGAGATAGAGCAGGACCCGAGCCGTGACGGCTTGGCGGTGGCGCGATACCTGGACCACTACCTCTCGCCCGCGCACCGGGACGACCCGAGCGGCGGCTGCCCGACGGCCGCGCTCGCAGTAGATGTCGGAAGACAGGGTGAGTCGGTCCAGGCGTCCTATTCGGCCGGAATCGAGGCGCTGCTGGGCATCCTCGTCAACCACCTGCCGAGGCTGAAGTCCGGCAAGAAGGCGGCCGAGCCCGCCGTCGCCCGCGAGCAGGCCCTCAGGACGTTGAGCGAGATGGTCGGTGCCGTGGTGCTGGCCCGGGCAGTGGCCGATGCCAATCCCGCCCTCTCCGACGAAATCCTCGAGGCCAGCCGGCGACAGTTCGGCCGCTGA